In Juglans microcarpa x Juglans regia isolate MS1-56 chromosome 7D, Jm3101_v1.0, whole genome shotgun sequence, the following are encoded in one genomic region:
- the LOC121238429 gene encoding beta-glucosidase 12-like, producing the protein MAMKAGCILIGFLVLVGSFANTSNANAITPRYGISSLNRTSFPKGFTFGAASAAYQYEGAAFEDGKGLSMWDYYSHKYPEKIADGSNGDVADDQYHRYAEDFGLLKDMNADAYRFSIAWPRLIPTGKISDGVNQKGIDHYNKVINELLAKGLTPYVTIFHWETPMALEHEYGGFLSHRIVDDFKDFAELCFKEFGDRVKYWITLNEPWTYSNGGYAQGVLAPFRCSSWQNLNCTGGDSGTEPYTVAHNLLLAHAAAVKVYKTKYQAKQKGVIGITLVLHWMVPYNPKSAKDRAAAFRAIDFMFGWFMDPLTKGRYPLSMRTHVRGNRLPMFTPKQSKLVKGSYDFIGINYYTANYASDAPEYKSLNKSYLTDALVSQTTSRNGVLIGPEAASSWLHVYPRGIYDVLVYTKTKYGNPEIYITENGIDEFNNASLTLKEALKDPARISYYYKHLAHVHKAIGVGVKVRAYFAWSFLDNYEWMSGYTVRFGIYFIDYDNGLKRYPKLSAHWFKNFLKK; encoded by the exons ATGGCGATGAAAGCTGGTTGCATACTTATAGgctttcttgttcttgttggcTCTTTCGCCAACACCAGTAATGCTAATGCTATTACTCCAAGGTATGGCATTTCTTCACTCAACAGGACCAGCTTTCCCAAAGGTTTCACTTTTGGTGCAGCATCAGCTGCCTATCAG TATGAAGGTGCAGCGTTTGAAGATGGCAAAGGACTAAGTATGTGGGATTATTACAGCCACAAATAcccag AGAAGATAGCAGATGGCAGTAATGGAGATGTTGCTGATGATCAATATCATCGCTACGCG GAGGACTTTGGGCTTCTGAAGGATATGAATGCAGATGCATACAGATTCTCAATCGCATGGCCCAGACTGATACCAA CCGGAAAGATTAGCGATGGTGTGAACCAGAAAGGAATCGACCACTACAACAAGGTCATCAATGAACTCCTAGCCAAAG GTCTTACGCCCTATGTGACAATTTTCCACTGGGAAACTCCCATGGCCTTAGAACATGAGTATGGCGGTTTCTTAAGTCATCGCATTGT GGACGACTTCAAGGACTTCGCAGAGCTTTGCTTTAAGGAGTTTGGTGACAGGGTAAAGTATTGGATCACCTTAAACGAGCCTTGGACGTACAGCAATGGGGGGTATGCACAAGGGGTGTTAGCACCTTTTAGATGTTCGAGCTGGCAAAATCTGAATTGCACCGGTGGGGATTCAGGGACGGAGCCATATACCGTCGCCCACAATCTGCTTCTTGCTCATGCAGCTGCCGTTAAGGTGTACAAGACCAAATATCAG GCAAAGCAAAAGGGTGTTATAGGGATAACACTTGTGTTGCATTGGATGGTTCCATATAATCCTAAATCGGCGAAAGACCGTGCTGCCGCATTCCGTGCCATTGATTTCATGTTCGGATG GTTCATGGACCCCTTAACAAAAGGTCGCTATCCCCTGAGCATGCGTACTCACGTACGTGGAAACCGATTACCCATGTTCACCCCAAAGCAATCGAAGCTGGTGAAGGGATCATATGACTTTATCGGAATAAACTACTATACTGCCAATTATGCATCTGATGCACCTGAATACAAGTCTCTGAACAAAAGCTACTTGACAGATGCTCTTGTTAGTCAAACAA CTTCGCGCAACGGGGTCCTCATTGGTCcagag GCTGCTTCAAGTTGGCTCCATGTCTATCCTAGAGGAATTTACGATGTTCTTGTTTACACAAAAACCAAGTACGGTAATCCAGAAATCTACATCACCGAGAACG GAATCGATGAGTTCAATAATGCCTCATTAACGCTCAAGGAAGCTCTCAAGGACCCCGCTAgaattagttattattataaaCATCTTGCGCATGTTCATAAGGCTATCGG gGTGGGCGTGAAAGTTAGGGCATACTTTGCTTGGTCATTCTTGGACAACTATGAATGGATGTCTGGTTATACGGTTCGATTTGGCATCTACTTTATTGACTATGACAATGGATTGAAAAGATATCCTAAACTTTCAGCACATTGGTTCAAGAATTTCCTCaagaaatag